CCCATTTGCACTCCCCGTTGAAATGGGTGTACTCTATGGATTCAGGAATCAATCCGCAAAATTATGATACGATAAACGCTTCACCAACCCAATGACCACAAGCATCCTTCTTTTATCGCTCGCATTCGTGGCCTGGGCCGGATTGCACAGTCTGCTGGCCGCATTTGATCTCAAATCACGGGCACGCCGCCGTTTCGGGCCTGGCGCTGATCGATGGTATCGCCTGGCCTACAACGTCATCTCGGCACTGACCCTGCTGCCTCTTTTCCTGCTCCTGGCGGCTCTTCCCGATAAGATGTTATATTCGATTTCATCGCCCTGGAATTGGTTCATGCGGGCGGGCCAGGCATTGGCACTGCTCGGCCTGCTGCTGGCCTTTTTGCAGACCAATCCCGCCCAGTTTCTTGGACTGAGTCAACTTGCGAACGACGGAAGCAACGAGGCAGAATCGCTGGTGATTCACGGGTTCTATTGCCGGGTGCGCCACCCGCTCTACTTCTTCAGTATCCTTCTGGTCTGGTTGACGCCCACTATGACCATCAATTGGCTGCTTGCCTGCATTCTGATCACCCTCTATTTCTACCTGGGCTCGTTGCACGAGGAGAGGCGGCTCCTGGCGGAGTTTGGAGATGCCTATGCCGACTATCAATGCCGTGTGCCCATGTTGATCCCACGCCCAGGCCGTTGTGTACCCCCCACCCAGTTTACAGATGTCTAAAGACTGCAAGAAAACCGAAAAATCAGCGCAAAACAAAGGCCCGAGCAACTTGCGCTCGGGCCTGAGGTCACTTTGCACGATCACCAATCAGGCGGGAGGAACGATAGAATCCGTGTCAGATCGAACCCGATAGAGTGCCACCAGGGTCAGAAGACCCACGGCAACGGAAACCCCCGACGCAGTCGCCGCGACCGCAACCTTTCTGCGACCGGTGAGACGACTCCTGCCATAGCCGCTGGCATCTGCCCGCTGCCGGGCAACCAGGCGCAGGCTCGTGCCCAACTCATTGCGGAATGCCGGCTCGGGTGCAACTGGCACCAGTGTTTCCTGGAGGAGATCGGTTAACTGCAACAGATCGTCCAGCTCGGCCAGATCGGCCTCAGGCAGAGTCTCTCTGCCCCATCGCATACCACCTACCCTTGACCTGCCAAAAACGTAAAGATCGAAAATCGAATCTCTCCAACTTATTTCCATAATCAGAACCTCTTGGGCAATCCCATCCCAGGTCACCGGTTGTGTCGGTCACAATTCGGATCACTAAGAAAGACAGTGACAGAAACGTGCTACAGGAAGCCGTGATCCGTCATGTCCTTGCGCAGAGCAAGCAGAGTGCGATGGTATAAGGATTTGATCGCGCCCTCGCTCTTGTCCATGATCTCGCCTATCTCCGCATTGGGCATTGCTTCAATGTATTTGAGTAACAACAACTGCTGGCGGTCATCGGACAGACGACCGATGGCGCTCAACAACGCCTCTCTGGCCTCACCTGCCTCCGCATAGCGTTCAGGGTTTCCCGTCGACATAGCCAGGGGCAGCTGATCATCCAGGGAGAGCTCTTTCCGTTTGCTGTAATCCCTGTGCCAGTTGGCCACCAGATTGTGCGCAATCCGATAGAGCCAGGCCGAAAACGGTACGCCGCGATCGGTATATCGACCGATATTGTCCAGCGCTTTGAAAAAAGTCCGGGCCGTAAGATCCTCGGCATCCTGACGATTTCCGCTGCGATAGTAGATATAGCTATAAATGCGATCTACGTGGCGCTCGTAGA
This region of Chloroflexota bacterium genomic DNA includes:
- a CDS encoding isoprenylcysteine carboxylmethyltransferase family protein, yielding MTTSILLLSLAFVAWAGLHSLLAAFDLKSRARRRFGPGADRWYRLAYNVISALTLLPLFLLLAALPDKMLYSISSPWNWFMRAGQALALLGLLLAFLQTNPAQFLGLSQLANDGSNEAESLVIHGFYCRVRHPLYFFSILLVWLTPTMTINWLLACILITLYFYLGSLHEERRLLAEFGDAYADYQCRVPMLIPRPGRCVPPTQFTDV
- a CDS encoding sigma-70 family RNA polymerase sigma factor; translation: MSSDGGFLAEMASRDRRLSKQVLETVDESTLVEWAKVDPEAFGLLYERHVDRIYSYIYYRSGNRQDAEDLTARTFFKALDNIGRYTDRGVPFSAWLYRIAHNLVANWHRDYSKRKELSLDDQLPLAMSTGNPERYAEAGEAREALLSAIGRLSDDRQQLLLLKYIEAMPNAEIGEIMDKSEGAIKSLYHRTLLALRKDMTDHGFL